A region of Malaciobacter marinus DNA encodes the following proteins:
- the aat gene encoding leucyl/phenylalanyl-tRNA--protein transferase — translation MRIFPLTDDIYTFPNPRLACNEGILAYGGDLSAKRLISAYANGIFPWYNEDEPILWWSPNPRLVMELDEFKVSKSLAKAIKKEKFEVKFDENFTQVMIECKNIFRPTQDGTWLQDELIQAYTHLHEIGYAHSFESYYEGELVGGGYGLVIGDMFCGESMFAKKSDASKVALYHLVQRLKQKGFSLLDCQTPTEHLQSLGAKCISRDEFLDKLAKSIENFPKF, via the coding sequence GTGAGAATATTTCCTTTAACTGATGATATTTATACTTTTCCAAACCCAAGATTAGCTTGCAATGAAGGTATTTTGGCATATGGTGGTGATTTATCTGCTAAAAGATTGATTAGTGCATATGCAAATGGAATTTTTCCTTGGTACAATGAAGATGAACCTATACTTTGGTGGAGTCCAAATCCAAGATTAGTAATGGAATTAGATGAATTTAAAGTATCTAAAAGTTTAGCAAAAGCAATAAAAAAAGAAAAATTTGAAGTAAAATTTGATGAGAACTTTACACAAGTAATGATAGAGTGTAAAAATATATTTAGACCTACACAAGATGGTACATGGCTTCAAGATGAATTAATACAAGCTTATACACATCTGCATGAAATTGGATATGCACACTCTTTTGAAAGTTATTATGAGGGTGAACTTGTAGGCGGTGGATATGGCTTAGTAATTGGTGATATGTTTTGTGGCGAATCAATGTTCGCAAAAAAAAGTGATGCATCAAAAGTTGCTTTATATCACTTAGTACAAAGATTAAAGCAAAAAGGTTTTAGCCTACTTGACTGCCAAACCCCAACAGAACACTTACAATCACTTGGTGCAAAATGTATCAGTAGAGATGAGTTCTTAGATAAGTTAGCAAAATCCATAGAAAACTTTCCAAAGTTTTAA
- a CDS encoding flagellin, which translates to MRLYTNVAGLIAYESYSNNSKLLSESLRRLSTGLRINSASDDPSGLAIADKLRTQASSVQQSIENANSAIAMTQIADKAMAEQSNIIDIVKTKLMQASTDTTTDAGREAIRKDISKLLGQLDNIASQTNYNGNYLLQNNHSNTDISSDKVFQIGEKAANTIELKGVQSNTIGLGLDTLKNLGANSLDITVARDWLDDIDNSLTTLNTFRSEFGSTQNQLESSVRYMITLKTNLKASESVIRDVDYAKEAAEFSRLNILVQAGMFAMAQANKMQENILRYLFR; encoded by the coding sequence ATGCGATTATATACAAATGTAGCTGGCTTAATTGCTTATGAAAGCTATAGTAATAATAGCAAACTCTTATCTGAATCTTTAAGAAGACTATCAACAGGACTTAGAATAAATAGTGCAAGTGATGATCCCTCTGGACTTGCAATTGCTGATAAATTAAGAACACAAGCAAGTTCAGTCCAACAAAGTATTGAAAATGCAAACTCTGCAATAGCAATGACCCAAATAGCTGATAAAGCAATGGCTGAACAATCAAATATTATTGATATTGTAAAAACAAAGCTTATGCAAGCTTCAACAGATACTACAACTGATGCAGGAAGAGAAGCTATAAGAAAAGATATTTCAAAACTTTTAGGACAATTAGATAATATTGCTTCTCAAACAAACTACAATGGAAACTATCTTTTACAAAACAATCACTCAAATACAGATATTTCCAGTGATAAAGTTTTTCAAATAGGTGAAAAAGCTGCTAATACAATAGAGCTTAAAGGTGTACAATCAAATACAATTGGTTTAGGATTGGATACCTTGAAAAATCTAGGAGCAAATAGTTTAGATATAACTGTTGCTAGAGATTGGCTTGATGATATTGATAACTCACTAACTACATTAAATACTTTTAGGTCTGAATTTGGTTCTACTCAAAATCAACTAGAGTCTTCTGTTAGATATATGATAACTTTAAAAACAAATCTAAAAGCAAGTGAATCTGTTATTCGAGATGTTGATTATGCAAAAGAAGCAGCTGAATTTAGTAGATTAAATATCTTAGTACAAGCTGGCATGTTTGCTATGGCACAAGCAAATAAAATGCAAGAGAATATATTAAGATATCTATTTAGATAG
- a CDS encoding c-type cytochrome, which yields MKSALISSFVAILLLTGCQEKTEEEKTTSSNVEKTQKEVSNSNDELVNKIKDASANISNKVGEASKQIGEIIEKTSKEVGEDASKVTSDIVKKSDEITKQVKKEVEDKTEKIEKSIDDIMKSSSSNQGQQLFLKCAGCHGQNGEIKALGKSEVIQGWDKQKTIDVLNGYKNDTYGKALKGVMKSQVLSLNETEIEALAEYISTL from the coding sequence ATGAAAAGTGCATTAATTAGTTCGTTTGTGGCGATTTTGTTACTTACAGGCTGTCAAGAAAAAACAGAAGAAGAGAAAACAACATCTTCAAATGTAGAAAAGACACAAAAAGAAGTAAGTAATTCAAATGATGAATTAGTAAATAAGATTAAAGATGCAAGTGCTAATATTTCAAATAAAGTTGGTGAGGCTTCTAAACAAATAGGTGAAATAATAGAAAAAACATCAAAAGAAGTTGGAGAAGATGCATCAAAAGTAACAAGTGATATTGTGAAAAAAAGTGATGAAATAACAAAACAAGTAAAAAAAGAAGTAGAAGATAAAACAGAAAAAATTGAGAAAAGTATTGATGATATAATGAAAAGTAGTAGCTCAAATCAAGGACAACAACTATTTTTAAAGTGTGCTGGATGTCATGGACAAAATGGAGAAATAAAAGCACTTGGAAAATCTGAAGTTATTCAAGGTTGGGATAAACAAAAAACTATTGATGTATTAAATGGATATAAAAATGATACTTATGGAAAAGCATTAAAAGGTGTTATGAAAAGCCAAGTTCTATCACTAAATGAAACAGAGATTGAAGCTTTAGCAGAGTATATATCTACTTTATAA